A single region of the Vicia villosa cultivar HV-30 ecotype Madison, WI linkage group LG4, Vvil1.0, whole genome shotgun sequence genome encodes:
- the LOC131598590 gene encoding uncharacterized protein LOC131598590, with amino-acid sequence MEKTKQKWNVGINKTLAYRAKSIPVDIVDGSFRDQYTRIHDYGHELLRSNPGSTVVISSQPSQGGEDNTENLDRPLNPHFQRIYICFKACKDSFFKCRPIIAIGKDPNDQMLPIAYAVVEGETKDSWSWFLELLTTDLGGVRICKTYTFISDQQKGLLPALEELLPRVDQRFCVRHLYSNFKKKFPGVKLKELIWKAAYASHPNAWEKIMRQIKDENPDAFNHIWKIPPRFWSKSMFKSGPKCDTLVNNMSEAFNSVFVTARAKPIVTMLEKIRVYLMMRWESNRKRIAKYNDTVLPNIRKQLAKQSQLTNYWMVRRVGEVEYEVRHITIIEEKYSVNLSKHECSCRIWMLTGLPCCHAYACLKDQRLKVDDFVPDYYKKECYEACYTPVIYPANGATLWTKTDAVDLQPPPIKRQPGRPKKKRNKEAGEQVRSATQLKRAKFGIKCSRCNKDGHNKATCKLPPTVTTTPSSQQTETTTPSSQQPTTNATTAPSSQQPTTNVSSATPTTNVSSATPTTTVSSATPTTSSSQQPPKKKKRLQKGPKKQVASQP; translated from the exons AtggagaaaacaaaacaaaagtggAATGTAGGGATCAATAAGACACTTGCATACAGAGCTAAGTCAATTCCAGTTGACATTGTAGATGGTTCTTTTAGGGATCAATATACAAGAATCCATGATTATGGACATGAGCTTTTAAGGTCCAACCCTGGTTCAACTGTGGTTATTAGTAGTCAACCAAGTCAAGGTGGAGAGGACAATACTGAGAATCTTGATAGGCCTTTGAATCCACACTTCCAAAGGATCTATATCTGCTTCAAAGCTTGCAAGGACAGTTTCTTCAAGTGTAGACCTATTATAG CAATTGGGAAGGATCCTAATGATCAAATGCTGCCCATAGCATATGCTGTAGTTGAGGGAGAAACCAAAGATTCTTGGAGCTGGTTTTTGGAATTATTAACAACTGATTTGGGAGGTGTCAGAATATGCAAGACATACACATTTATAAGTGATCAACAAAAG GGTTTGTTACCTGCACTTGAAGAGTTGCTACCAAGAGTTGATCAAAGGTTTTGTGTTAG GCACTTATATAGCAATTTCAAGAAGAAGTTTCCTGGTGTCAAATTAAAGGAGTTGATATGGAAGGCTGCTTATGCAAGTCATCCAAATGCTTGGGAGAAAATTATGAGACAGATTAAAGATGAGAATCCAGATGCCTTTAATCACATTTGGAAGATCCCACCTAGGTTTTGGAGTAAATCAATGTTTAAAAGTGGTCCAAAGTGTGACACTTTGGTGAATAACATGTCTGAAGCATTTAACTCTGTCTTTGTAACTGCAAGAGCCAAGCCCATTGTGACTATGCTTGAAAAGATTAGGGTGTACCTGATGATGAGATGGGAGTCTAACAGGAAAAGGATTGCAAAATATAATGATACTGTTCTGCCCAATATCAGAAAGCAGTTGGCAAAACAATCTCAGCTGACTAACTATTGGATGGTTAG GCGTGTAGGTGAGGTAGAATATGAGGTTAGGCACATAACAATCATAGAAGAAAAGTATTCTGTTAATCTGTCAAAGCATGAATGTTCATGTAGAATATGGATGCTGACTGGGCTACCATGTTGTCATGCATATGCATGTTTGAAGGATCAACGATTAAAAGTAGATGATTTTGTTCCTGATTATTACAAAAAGGAGTGCTATGAAGCATGCTATACTCCTGTGATATATCCGGCCAATGGAGCTACTCTTTGGACCAAGACAGATGCTGTTGACCTACAACCACCTCCTATAAAAAGACAACCTGGTAGACCCAAAAAGAAAAGGAACAAAGAGGCTGGGGAACAAGTAAGAAGTGCAACACAGCTTAAAAGGGCAAAGTTTGGTATCAAGTGTAGTAGGTGCAATAAGGATGGCCACAACAAGGCCACTTGCAAGTTGCCACCAACTGTGACTACTACTCCATCAAGCCAACAAACTGAGACTACTACTCCATCAAGCCAACAACCAACAACAAATGCGACCACTGCTCCATCAAGCCAACAACCAACAACAAATGTTTCTTCTGCTACACCAACAACAAATGTTTCTTCTGCTACACCAACAACAACTGTTTCTTCTGCTACACCAACTACAAGCTCATCTCAACAACCacccaaaaagaaaaagagactTCAAAAGGGTCCCAAAAAGCAAGTTGCAAGCCAGCCCTAA
- the LOC131594144 gene encoding protein RICE SALT SENSITIVE 3-like isoform X1 — translation MENGLPLLHSLLQHTLRTTCSFPTSSSSSKWVYAVFWRVVPRNFPPPRWEFGGTSLDRSKGNKRNWIIVWEDGFCDFNECEQRKNGYMNERFGAEVFFKMSHEVYSYGEGLVGKVAADNGHKWIYSDTQNGYESNYTGPWNASIDHHQPKAWGVQLNSGIQTIALIAVKEGLVQLGSFNKIAEDLDIVLNIQRKFSYLQTIPGLFTIQRPPYTPFQHPYITKPNFQIIENNENSKNQVTKLNNLHEERSNYLSMLSINLGRNNLPTNGTSIPPLWPPQPSLPNNHKVKIEEGTFHVDDYGANS, via the exons ATGGAAAATGGATTACCCTTACTTCATTCTCTCTTACAACATACTCTAAGAACCACATGCTCATTTCctacttcttcatcttcatccaaaTGGGTCTATGCTGTTTTTTGGAGAGTAGTACCAAGAAACTTTCCTCCACCAAG GTGGGAATTTGGAGGGACTTCTCTTGATCGTTCCAAGGGAAATAAAAGAAATTG GATTATTGTATGGGAAGATGGATTTTGTGATTTTAATGAATGTGAGCAAAGGAAAAATGGATACATGAATGAAAGATTTGGAGCTGAAGTATTCTTCAAAATGTCTCATGAAGTTTATAGTTATGGAGAAGG ATTAGTGGGAAAAGTTGCAGCAGATAATGGTCACAAATGGATTTATAGTGACACTCAAAATGGATATGAATCTAACTATACTGGTCCATGGAATGCTTCAATTGATCATCAT CAACCAAAGGCATGGGGTGTTCAGTTAAATTCAGGCATTCAG ACTATTGCTCTCATTGCTGTCAAAGAAGGCTTAGTACAACTTGGTTCTTTTAACAAG ATTGCAGAAGATCTTGATATAGTGCTCAACATACAAAGGAAATTCAGCTACCTTCAAACAATACCAGGACTATTTACAATTCAAAGGCCACCATACACACCCTTTCAACATCCATACATTACAAAACCCAATTTCCAAATCATTGAAAACAATGAAAATTCTAAGAACCAAGTAACCAAACTCAACAATCTACATGAAGAAAGATCCAACTATTTATCCATGCTTTCCATAAACTTAGGTAGAAATAATCTTCCAACAAATGGAACATCAATTCCACCTCTTTGGCCACCTCAACCTTCTTTGCCTAATAATCACaaagtgaagattgaagaaggaaCATTTCATGTTGATGATTATGGTGCTAACTCCTAA
- the LOC131594144 gene encoding protein RICE SALT SENSITIVE 3-like isoform X2: protein MENGLPLLHSLLQHTLRTTCSFPTSSSSSKWVYAVFWRVVPRNFPPPRWEFGGTSLDRSKGNKRNWIIVWEDGFCDFNECEQRKNGYMNERFGAEVFFKMSHEVYSYGEGLVGKVAADNGHKWIYSDTQNGYESNYTGPWNASIDHHQPKAWGVQLNSGIQTIALIAVKEGLVQLGSFNKKITLKPQVVFRLQKILI from the exons ATGGAAAATGGATTACCCTTACTTCATTCTCTCTTACAACATACTCTAAGAACCACATGCTCATTTCctacttcttcatcttcatccaaaTGGGTCTATGCTGTTTTTTGGAGAGTAGTACCAAGAAACTTTCCTCCACCAAG GTGGGAATTTGGAGGGACTTCTCTTGATCGTTCCAAGGGAAATAAAAGAAATTG GATTATTGTATGGGAAGATGGATTTTGTGATTTTAATGAATGTGAGCAAAGGAAAAATGGATACATGAATGAAAGATTTGGAGCTGAAGTATTCTTCAAAATGTCTCATGAAGTTTATAGTTATGGAGAAGG ATTAGTGGGAAAAGTTGCAGCAGATAATGGTCACAAATGGATTTATAGTGACACTCAAAATGGATATGAATCTAACTATACTGGTCCATGGAATGCTTCAATTGATCATCAT CAACCAAAGGCATGGGGTGTTCAGTTAAATTCAGGCATTCAG ACTATTGCTCTCATTGCTGTCAAAGAAGGCTTAGTACAACTTGGTTCTTTTAACAAG aaaatCACTTTGAAACCACAAGTTGTGTTCAGATTGCAGAAGATCTTGATATAG